One region of Citrus sinensis cultivar Valencia sweet orange chromosome 6, DVS_A1.0, whole genome shotgun sequence genomic DNA includes:
- the LOC102625742 gene encoding nudix hydrolase 18, mitochondrial-like, which produces MVALVAQETIVSLVTPENVVGNLVSRTGRHLQRYQKGRRQVVGCIPYRYKCVKQSLDINEEDLEVLVISSQKGKGMLFPKGGWEIDESIQEAALRETIEEAGVTGIVECELLGEWNFKSRAHNTDYQGYMFPLLVQEQLAEWPEKNVRSRKWMSAAEARKVCQHWWMKEALDRLVMRLTSQQLHDKEDSAGTCSLS; this is translated from the exons atggTGGCTTTGGTAGCTCAAGAAACTATTGTATCTCTTGTAACTCCTGAAAATGTTGTGGGCAATTTGGTTTCTCGCACCGGCAGGCATTTGCAGCGTTACCAAAAAGGCCGTCGCCAAGTTGTTGG ATGCATACCATATAgatataaatgtgtaaaacAAAGCTTGGATATTAATGAGGAGGATCTTGAAGTTCTCGTCATCAGTTCACAGAAAGGCAAAGGGATGTTATTCCCAAAG GGAGGCTGGGAAATTGATGAATCCATACAAGAAGCAGCTTTACGAGAAACCATCGAGGAAGCCGGGGTAACTGGCATCGTTGAG TGTGAATTATTGGGTGAATGGAATTTCAAGAGCAGAGCACACAACACTGACTATCAAGGATACATGTTCCCATTACTTGTTCAGGAGCAATTAGCGGAGTGGCCAGAGAAGAATGTCCGAAGCAGAAAATGG ATGAGCGCAGCAGAAGCTCGAAAAGTTTGTCAGCATTGGTGGATGAAGGAAGCATTGGATAGACTAGTAATGCGTCTAACTTCTCAACAACTACATGACAAGGAAGATTCTGCAGGAACCTGTTCTTTGAGCTAG
- the LOC102626025 gene encoding uncharacterized protein LOC102626025 translates to MATTNGDEEKQSMQVIAKILDESRTSYATHNRKLKDLRAVRSKSPSTAQFSSAFFKTLTPLFTIQRRTASAERVVRFVSAFAATNNDEFLEDFLKFLLVAAMAANKTARFRACQIISEIIMRLPDDTEVSDEVWDEVIECMKVKVGDKVSVIRTFAVRSLSRFVNDSDNSDILDLLLEVLPLEQNADVRKTIVLSLPPSNATSQAIIDCTLDVSESVRKAAYCVLANKFPLQSLSIKHRTMILKRGLADRSEAVSKECLKLMKDHWLAKHCNGNPIELLKYLDVETYELVGESVMAALLKEGLVKTSDGQSMREYISSADVETEGDSSHCTQRIQLMEAEVALYWKTACRHLQMEAEAKGSDAAATMGTEAAVYAAEASDTNDLLERILPATVSDYVDLVKTHIDAGANYRFASRQLLLLGEMLDFSDATIRKVASAFVQDLLHRPLDYEVDDDGNKVVIGDGINLGGDKDWADAVSRLARKVHAATGEFEEIMTGAVKELALPCRERTADFIQWMHSLAVTGLLLENAKSFHLIQGKPAESAELLHSLLLPGAKHVHLDVQRVAIRCLGLFGLLENKPSEELVKQLRLSFVKGCPTVSIMAGKALIDLGMWHGPQEVDKAMGQKDISFQPRNDKMTSSPINLSETDGDLNVELLDLLYAGIVASDRGKYSGDENESIEAVIGEGFAKVLLLSEKYPSIPASLHSLLLAKLINLYFSNESKDLQRLKQCLSIFFEHYASLSANHKRCLSKAFVPALRSMWPGINGNAGGSSLVVSNKRKRAVQASKFLLQMMQAPLYAKETEVEDENGIGNMPETSDVSEQSSLECGEEGLAIRIAVEVLSIHMKKTPAERSFVSALCRILVLIQFRLSEQGAIKLMRRLLNRIFESVSTERDLVKELKRMSDRLTGLDKHPDEELSQDEANVIFGRLELDFSLDAQVPVLQTPAPCSTRPTRSRRKAKRDETSSDEEDSPTSAQYVVPSNPGSISTRSERASKTAALTKMTASIIPTKIDEDDNEEEESSEVTSEEDSDESD, encoded by the exons ATGGCAACCACAAATGGAGATGAAGAGAAGCAATCGATGCAAGTAATAGCGAAAATCCTCGACGAATCACGAACATCTTACGCCACGCACAACCGGAAGCTCAAAGACCTCAGAGCCGTCCGATCGAAATCCCCCTCCACGGCTCAATTCTCCTCCGCCTTTTTCAAAACCCTAACCCCTCTTTTCACCATCCAGCGCCGCACTGCCTCAGCCGAGCGCGTTGTTAGATTTGTTTCGGCTTTCGCCGCAACTAATAACGATGAGTTTTTGgaggattttttaaaatttctcttgGTTGCTGCCATGGCTGCTAATAAAACCGCTAGGTTTCGTGCTTGCCAGATTATTTCGgag atcaTAATGCGGTTGCCAGATGACACAGAAGTCAGTGATGAGGTATGGGATGAGGTGATAGAATGCATGAAAGTGAAAGTAGGGGACAAGGTTTCCGTAATTCGTACATTTGCAGTTAGGTCGCTTTCTCGCTTTGTAAATGATTCAGACAACAGCGATATTCTTGATTTACTCCTTGAGGTGCTTCCCCTTGAGCAGAATGCG GACGTTCGTAAGACAATTGTGTTATCATTGCCTCCATCTAATGCAACTTCACAAGCAATAATTGACTGCACCCTGGATGTCAGTGAGTCCGTGCGCAAAGCAGCATATTGCGTTCTAGCTAATAAATTTCCTCTTCAAAGCCTTAG CATTAAGCATAGGACAATGATCCTCAAAAGAGGACTTGCTGATCGTTCTGAAGCTGTTTCAAAGGAGTGTCTGAAATTGATGAAAGATCATTGGCTGGCTAAGCATTGCAATGGAAATCCTATAGAACTTCTCAAGTATCTTGATGTTGAAACATATGAGTTAGTTGGGGAGTCTGTGATGGCAGCTCTTTTAAAAGAAGGTTTAGTGAAAACAAGTGATGGTCAAAGTATGCGAGAGTATATATCATCAGCCGATGTTGAAACTGAAG GAGACTCATCACATTGCACCCAAAGAATCCAGCTAATGGAAGCAGAAGTTGCTCTTTATTGGAAGACTGCGTGCAGGCATTTGCAGATGGAAGCAGAA GCAAAAGGTTCTGATGCTGCTGCTACGATGGGCACCGAAGCAGCAGTCTATGCAGCTGAAGCTTCAGACACAAATGACCTTCTGGAGAGAATTCTCCCGGCAACTGTCTCCGATTATGTAGATTTGGTCAAAACTCATATAGATGCTG GAGCAAATTATCGCTTTGCATCTAGGCAATTACTATTGCTTGGTGAGATGCTTGATTTTTCTGATGCAACAATCAGGAAGGTTGCTAGCGCTTTTGTGCAAGACTTATTGCACAGGCCCCTTGACTACGAAGTGGACGATGATGGGAACAAGGTTGTCATAGGAGATGGCATCAATCTTGGTGGTGATAAAGATTGGGCCGATGCAGTATCCAGATTAGCAAGGAAAGTCCATGCTGCTACTGGTgaatttgaagaaatcatgaCTGGTGCTGTAAAGGAGCTTGCTCTTCCTTGCAGGGAGAGAACTGCTGACTTTATCCAGTGGATGCACAGTCTTGCTGTGACTGGTCTACTCTTAGAAAATGCAAAATCCTTTCATTTGATTCAAGGAAAACCTGCTGAATCTGCTGAACTCCTGCATTCATTGTTGCTTCCGGGg GCAAAACATGTTCATTTGGATGTCCAGAGGGTTGCAATCAGATGCCTTGGCCTTTTTGGTTTATTAGAGAATAAGCCAAGTGAGGAATTGGTAAAGCAGTTGAGGCTGTCTTTTGTTAAAGGCTGCCCTACAGTTAGCATAATGGCTGGTAAGGCGCTAATAGATCTTGGGATGTGGCATGGTCCTCAAGAAGTTGACAAGGCCATGGGGCAAAAAGACATTTCATTCCAACCCCGCAATGATAAAATGACTTCTAGTCCTATAAACCTTTCTGAAACAGATGGTGATTTGAATGTTGAATTACTTGATCTCTTGTATGCTGGGATTGTGGCAAGTGATCGGGGAAAATATTCAGGTGATGAAAATGAGTCAATTGAAGCTGTTATTGGTGAGGGGTTTGCAAAAGTTCTTCTTTTGAGTGAGAAGTATCCGAGTATACCAGCTTCTTTACATTCTTTGCTCTTAGCCAAGCTCATTAACCTTTATTTCAGCAATGAATCAAAAGATCTACAGAG GTTGAAACAGTGCCTATCTATTTTCTTTGAGCATTACGCTTCTCTCTCAGCAAACCACAAG AGGTGTTTGTCCAAGGCTTTTGTTCCAGCCCTGCGTTCAATGTGGCCGGGCATCAACGGAAATGCAGGAGGTTCTTCACTTGTGGTGTCTAATAAGCGTAAACGGGCAGTCCAAGCATCAAAATTCTTGCTGCAGATGATGCAGGCTCCCCTATATGCAAAAGAGACAGAAGTGGAGGATGAAAATGGTATCGGAAACATGCCAGAAACCTCAGATGTGTCTGAGCAATCTTCACTGGAGTGTGGTGAGGAGGGCCTTGCAATACGCATAGCAGTCGAG gTGCTGAGCATCcatatgaagaagacaccTGCTGAGAGGTCTTTTGTCTCAGCATTGTGTAGAATACTTGTCTTAATCCAGTTCCGGTTATCAGAGCAAGGGGCAATAAAGCTGATGAGAAGGCTTTTGAATCGTATATTTGAATCTGTGTCGACAGAGAGAGATCTTGTCAAGGAGCTGAAGCGGATGTCTGATCGCCTTACAGGATTGGATAAACATCCAGATGAGGAACTTTCACAAGATGAAGCTAATgttatttttg GGAGGTTAGAACTAGACTTCAGTTTGGATGCCCAAGTTCCAGTGCTGCAAACACCAGCCCCATGTTCAACGAGACCAACCCGTTCAAGAAGAAAAGCAAAGCGTGATGAGACTTCTTCTGATGAAGAAGACTCACCCACTTCTGCCCAATACGTGGTTCCTAGCAATCCCGGCAGTATAAGCACCCGGTCAGAGAGGGCAAGCAAGACTGCAGCACTGACCAAGATGACTGCATCAATCATCCCCACTAAGATAGATGAAGACGATAATGAAGAGGAAGAAAGTTCAGAAGTAACTTCAGAGGAGGATTCTGATGAATCTGATTAA
- the LOC102626318 gene encoding glutamine synthetase nodule isozyme: protein MSLLSDLLNLNLSESTDKIIAEYIWIGGSGMDMRSKARTLPGPVSDPSKLPKWNYDGSSTGQAPGEDSEVILYPQAIFKDPFRRGNNILVMCDAYTPAGEPIPTNKRHAAAKIFSHSDVVAEEPWYGIEQEYTLLQKDVKWPLGWPIGGYPGPQGPYYCGVGADKAWGRDIVDSHYKACLYAGINISGINGEVMPGQWEFQVGPAVGISAGDQLWVARYILERITEIAGVVLSFDPKPIQGDWNGAGAHANYSTKSMRNDGGFEVIKKAIEKLGLRHSEHIAAYGEGNERRLTGKHETADINTFKWGVANRGASIRVGRDTEKEGKGYFEDRRPASNMDPYVVTSMIAETTILWKP from the exons ATGTCTCTGCTCTCAGATCTCCTTAACCTTAACCTCTCAGAATCCACTGACAAGATCATCGCTGAGTACATATG GATCGGTGGATCTGGCATGGACATGAGGAGCAAAGCAAGG ACTCTTCCCGGTCCCGTTAGTGATCCTTCCAAGCTGCCTAAGTGGAATTATGATGGTTCCAGCACAGGCCAAGCACCTGGAGAAGATAGTGAAGTGATCCTCTA TCCTCAAGCTATTTTCAAGGATCCATTCAGGAGAGGCAACAATATTCTT GTTATGTGTGATGCTTACACTCCTGCGGGAGAACCAATTCCAACAAACAAAAGACATGCAGCTGCCAAGATTTTCAGCCATTCTGATGTTGTGGCTGAAGAACCATG GTATGGTATTGAGCAGGAATACACCTTACTGCAGAAGGATGTTAAATGGCCTCTTGGCTGGCCCATCGGTGGTTATCCTGGGCCTCAG GGACCATACTACTGTGGTGTTGGTGCTGACAAAGCTTGGGGGCGTGACATTGTGGACTCCCATTACAAGGCCTGTCTATATGCAGGAATCAACATCAGTGGCATCAATGGAGAAGTCATGCCGGGGCAG TGGGAGTTCCAAGTTGGTCCCGCTGTTGGAATTTCTGCTGGAGATCAGTTGTGGGTTGCCCGCTATATTTTAGAG AGGATTACAGAGATTGCTGGAGTTGTGCTTTCTTTCGATCCCAAGCCAATTCAG GGTGACTGGAATGGAGCTGGTGCTCACGCAAATTACAG CACCAAGTCGATGAGGAACGATGGAGGCTTTGAGGTTATTAAGAAAGCAATTGAGAAACTTGGACTGAGGCACAGTGAGCACATTGCCGCATATGGTGAAGGCAATGAACGCCGACTCACTGGCAAACATGAAACAGCTGACATCAACACTTTCAAATGG GGTGTTGCTAACCGTGGGGCATCAATCCGTGTTGGACGAGACACAGAGAAAGAAGGAAAGGGTTACTTTGAGGACAGGAGACCTGCTTCTAACATGGATCCATATGTTGTCACCTCCATGATTGCAGAAACCACTATTCTGTGGAAGCCATGA